From Nicotiana tabacum cultivar K326 chromosome 22, ASM71507v2, whole genome shotgun sequence, one genomic window encodes:
- the LOC107775329 gene encoding ABSCISIC ACID-INSENSITIVE 5-like protein 3, whose amino-acid sequence MNGQERKPTLGETTLEDYLVKAGLFSADASLGHTMSLDNPTAVQNFVPPIGLSPSPSIDALSDTPFSGRKRDATDIDKTLDRRLRRKIKNRESAARSRARKQAYQNELVSKVSLLEEENMKLKKEKELEKMLSELSSEPRYQLRRTSSI is encoded by the exons ATGAACGGTCAAGAGAGAAAGCCAACTCTTGGTGAGACAACTTTGGAGGACTACTTGGTGAAAGCTGGGCTTTTCAGTGCTGATGCTTCTTTAGGACATACGATGTCATTGGATAATCCTACGGCAGTGCAAAATTTTGTGCCTCCAATAGGCTTGTCACCATCTCCTTCGATTGATGCGCTATCAGATACACCGTTCTCTGGTCGGAAGAGGGATGCTACGGACATCGATAAGACCCTTGATAGGAGACTAAGGAGAAAGATCAAGAATAGAGAGTCAGCTGCACGCTCTCGAGCCAGAAAACAG GCTTACCAGAATGAGCTCGTGAGCAAGGTCTCACTTCTGGAAGAGGAGAACATGAAGCTTAAGAAAGAGAAG GAGCTAGAGAAGATGTTATCGGAGTTGTCATCTGAACCAAGATATCAGCTCAGACGAACGAGTTCAATTTGA